The Aphelocoma coerulescens isolate FSJ_1873_10779 chromosome Z unlocalized genomic scaffold, UR_Acoe_1.0 ChrZ, whole genome shotgun sequence DNA window TGTGCATTAGCAGCATTTGATATGGTTGCTCTATAACCTCACATGCCTGCAAGTCCCAGGCCAGCAGAGAGGCTGTTCTAGTTCACTAACCAAAGGGTAATGCCACATCTAGCTCTATGGTCCCATCCTCCTCAAACAGGGCCTTCCTCCTACTACTCTGTTAAGAGCAGAGTAAGTCTGGGCTGTTTGTATATTGctcatggaggaggaggaaatgatgAAAGAAAGCTGGAGGCAGCTAGTTGCTTTTCTTTGGCACCATGATCAGGAGACCTTATTCCTCAGTCAACAGAAACTCCTGAATTAGCCTATCCAAGGTTACTCAAAAaggcaaaaccacaaaaatttaGGTGGGAGAAGCCTGTTTGCTGATTCATTAAGCTAAGACTTGTTTCCTTCACCAGAGGCAGCTAAATCTTTGAAGCTGTGTGTGACTTGTGGCACAAGCAAAACTAGAACCTGCCTATTAATGAGGGCAGCAAAAATTCCTGCCCTGCATATGCTGGAGGAATCCCAGGCTTTGCATGGTATAAGCACTCCCGGGCACAACTATTCCCGTGCTTGGGGCCAGAGGCTAGGCAAGCTCATGAGCTCCAGGAAAACAGGAGGCAGAGCCTTGCTTGCTGCACATCCTAGAGCTTGTATGCTGTTGCATGTGAGCCCAGACTGCAGCAGAGAGTATCAGATGGAGGTAGGTGGACGTTGCTTCATCCCTgctgcctctcctcctcctcctcctcctcctcctctgtttgGGTGTGCAACTGTGCTTGTGAGAGTTGGCAGGTGGGTGATCGAAGGGCAATGAGGGCCAGGACAGCCAAGCCAGAGAGgcacctgctgctgccccagctgtccccagggaccTGGGGGCAGTTTGTCTCCAGCCTGAGCTTGAGGATGTGATGCTGGGCTGGATACATGAAGCACTCAGTGTAACTGCAAATTGTCTGCTTGCTCTGCTGAGTGGATTTGCCTTTCTTTAATGGTTTTGAAAATCATGGCAATTAAAGAAAATCTAAAATCCCATTTAGATTCCAGTATCACTATCCAGCCACTCCAGGTACCTCGCTCCCTTGAGCACCTGACAAAGCATGCAAAAGTTGAAAAGAAGATACCGTTAGCATATTTGCAGAGTTTCCCGTATATTCATAAGAGAACTGTAACCCTCATCATGTGGGCAGCATTTTTACAGACCTTAGTTTACCCCCAGTGTAAAAATTAGCCCTGAATGGAGAAGTGGCTTTTTCTTGAGTGGCTGTTCTGCTCAGTTTGGTTTTTATGTTTTGGTCTGGAAAGGGGGGTGAGGAAGTTAAAAACTAAAGCATCTTATTTCATTAGAGTACAAACAGTAGATACTGTGATCAAGCAAAGATAACATACTTTGCTCAAAACAGCAGTTGCTTAATGACTGATTTTCaagttagaaaatattttcactgcttTCACAGAAGATGTCAGTTCACTACTAATACCAGTTCATAAAATATGATAAGAAAATACAGACCTGAAAGGTATCCAGACTGGTTTGAAGAACACAAAACACTGTCTTTTTCCTACCACAATGTATAAGTTGGGTGAACAAAAGATAATATACTTTTAGACAAGCCTGTCTCTTAAGTAGTTTTAACACTTGAAATGTAGTTTTGAAAGAATTGTCAGTAATAACATTCAGTGTCTCTGATGTAGATATAAAAGGGTTAGAAaccatttaatgaaaaattccATATAGTTtagcaaattaaaatatatgtttCATCTCGCAAGGGAAATGCAGTAAGTACCTCCTCACAAAAAATTTGCTAAAGataacatgcaaaaaaaaaattaaagcaaagtaAGATATCTATGCTGTATTTCAGAGCTTCTGTAAATATAATTTTCAGTGATAGGAGTATTATATTATATTCTTACACTTCCTAGCTTGTTTTTGAATGacaaaagcagaaatcttcatatttttcatttccttggtCATTAAAGCTGTGATAAGGAACTAGATGTATTATATTCTTTGCTGGGTAGGATTGCATATACATCTTAGAGTCAGGAAAAGGAGTCcaaaaaaagtttgaaaataaactgaaaGAAATCCTACAAGTGGCACTAATATACAGGTTTACTCCTTATGTTACTTATAAGAAAAGCATTCAAGAAAAATGTCCTTGGAATTATTCAGAAAGAGGGAGGTTTATTAATACTTGAACAGGCAGATAAAACAATGTAGAAGTTTGGCTAGTAATGTTTTCTCCCtcattttctctgttcttctccATCTGGGACTGAGTTCTCAGTACACATGCTTTAAGCAAGCTGTAAAAGTTTATCCACATTCAGGTTATGCAATTATTCCAGTTATGCTAGCTGACCCAATTTTGGAACTAAAATTTTGTGCAGTGTATTGTTCCTACAAAGTATGTCAGAAGTGAATGATTATCAGTTTACAAATCCTAAAGTTTGCTGCAGGCAGGAAGAAATCTTCTTGGTTAGAGCATGGTGTTCGTAACAAGAGTCATGGGTTGGATCCCTTTTATGACCACTCACTTAAGAATTGGATTCGATGATCTTTGTGGATCCCtcccaactcagaatattctgtgattctgtgattctatttgCAACAATATTGATGAGCAATAGAAGATTGAATAGGCAGTAAaggttgtttattttaaaagagaaaagatgaGAGGAAAATCACAGGAGTGACCGtatcagaaaagaaatatttgaatCTCTAGTTAAGTTAAGGGTGTGTGATTTGAAAGTAGATCTCCAAGGCATCTTGCTATGTAAATGATGATGGGAACTGTGTGGGATATTGTCTTGGACAAGAAACATTCAGTGTGTAGGGAGGTTTTAGTAAACAGGACATAGTAGGAGGTGGCAGTGACAAAATGCACccttccagagctggatgccTGTTTTCAATTAAGCCATTTCTCACCATTCTGTGAGAAAGGAAGTGTTCAGCAGCATCATTTCCCATCAGTGTTGCCACTGGCTTGTGTACCCCCATATCACCTTCTAGCAGGTACATAGGGTCTAAGGGCTCCCCACATTCTGGAGTATAAACTGAGTAGATGGGCCTGGCTGAAACAGAGATTTGAAAGGTTTGGTCTCAGGAACCTAGCCTGCTTCCTGTACAATGCTCTTTCCAGTTTGTAAGCAAAAAAATTGCATTATTGAAATACAtatctgaagggaaaaaaaaaagagcattatAAGGAGCCAATAGTGATAAAATTTTTAGAGGCAATCTGGCTCTGAAAGTCTACTCAATTATTTTTCGTTTCTGTGTTCCCTTCTGAGAGAAGCATCTGTAAAAGAAGCCTGCCATCTCTACAGGAGTCAAAGGGAGAGACATGGCAAGCCAGCAACAGCAGGCTGCGAGCCCCATTGGAGCCTGAACTGGGAGCCCTGTGACTAGGCCCTGTGGCACCACcttcactgctgccctgggcacatGCTGCCCCATCCATGAGGATGAGAACACATGCATGAGAACTTCCCAAGAATTGCTGCCTCTAGTACATAATAGTGTGTCACAAAAAAATAGTGAAGACACCAAGTTCCTTACACAAAGCCAAAATGATCAAAAGGTAAGAACAGTGACTTTCCCAGGTCTACTAAGGAATGAAGAAGAATCTGACTCAATgtcattcatttttattttagtgaGGGAACAGCAAGACAGATTTTTATTGTAGGTTGACATTATCAACTCTGACCTTGATGGAGTTATGTTGTGTGCAATGCATTTAGTGATGTTTTGAATGTCAGATACTGCTTTTAAAGAGAGAAGCTTGTTGGGAGGCTACAGGCCCCACTACTGTGAAGCTGGTAGCACAAagataagaaaaattatttcccaaAACTTTGCTGAACCTTTTTACAGGTTCTGCTTAAAATAAATCCACTTACTTTTCCAACAAAATTCCAatactttttcacctttccaaGCACATATAGTGGTTTGGAGGGCTAATCAGAATTTTACAGTTCAGCATGATGCTCAGATCTGGTTTCTAGTGGTCTCCTCCCCAACAAGTTAAATTACAACAGCCATATCTAGTTATTTTAATGCTCTCTAGTGTTGGCTTGGATTATATGTAGCATGTTATTTGTTCACCCTCTCCAGCTGTATTAGCACTGACTAAACCATTTCTACAGCACTTGCAAAATATCATGAAAAAGCATTTATTTGGGTCATTAATTTTAAACATGTTTGAGGGTTAcattcttttttggttttgtttttgttttgttttgtttttttgttttgttttttggggttttttgggtttgtttttttggttttttttttggtcagccTTGCAAGATTAAACTGCAGTCAGAtcaaaaaagataaaatgatCAAAAAAAAAGGCCTTACGCaggaatttatttaaatattgcaCCCAGCATGTCAGACCCTTCTCATTCTTCCCCCAGCTCTTAGAGAGCTCCAGTGCAAAGCCATAACTGGTGATCTACTAGCTGGCTTGCACTTTCTTTCCGTTTCTGAATCCTGTCTAAAGTGGGGAGAGATCCAATGACCTGATGGAGTTTGCCTGGTGCAAAACATTGTTAACAAACTTTGCAGCCATGCTCACATTTCTGGCTAGGGTTCATCTAAATAGGGAAGTAGAGCTTACAGCCAGCAGATCATGTTTTGTCTGCAGTCAGGCTGCAGGAGGCAGGTTGTAAGGCTGATGCACGCTCAGCATTACCTGACAAAATGCTTCATGTGAGAACATACCAATCCCTGCAAAATTCTTGCCATGTTAGTTAAGCAAATCTTCCCAATTGAAATAAGTTACACTAGCAATGGCTGGTATATGAGGTATTTTACCAACACAAACCATGTTGATTACAAATCTTGCCTCCACCAATATTGCCACAATATGCAGCTGGCATCACTGGAACATTAGCAAGATTCCTTGTGTGTGTTTAGTGCCTGGCACATCCTTGTCTCCAAATGTTATATAGCACAAACTTGTTAGCTTGCTTCATATAGAAAATTATACACCTTACCTCCAACatcatggaaaaaaatgaaggaaagacTGAAGAGCAGAAGATATGGGTAAAACAGCATACACATCAATGGTTTCACTTCTCTTGGTCGAAtgttccctccttcccctgaaacaagctgtttattttctttcccagctAGCAGTGCAAGGTGCAGTAAGCATGAAGGTATGGTTAGGTTTTCCTGTTAGTTTAAACATGTCAGTCTAAATTGCAGTACTTTCCTGGTTTAGTTTCTTCAAAAATCTACCACATTCTGCTTTGCTGCATGGCCATGTTCAGCagttcatagaatcatcaattcacagaatggcttggattggaagggaccttacagatcGTCCAATTCCAACCTCCTGCTGTGGATGGATATTCCTTCCACTAGACCgtgttgctcagagccccatccaaccttggcctgaacacttccaaggattgggcatccacaacttctctgggcaactcaTTTCAGTTCCTCACCAACCTCTCTGTAAATTTCTTTCTAAATCTAATTTAAATCtaccctccttcagtttaaagctaTTACCCCATAACCTATCCCTGAAGGTCCTGATAAAAGTCTCCCCATCTTTTTTACCAACTTTCacgtactgaaaggctgcaataaTGTCACCCTGGagccctctccaggctgaacaaccccagctctctcagcctgtcctcacaggagaggtgctccagccctctgatcgtCTTCACAGCTTTCCTCTGAACCTGGGCTAAAAAGCAGTCCCTCAGTCTGTAACTATAGGAAACACAGAGGTAATTCTTTTCAACAAGCGAGGAGCAGATGTCCATAGTTTCAAGATGGATCTGGATTTTACTGAAAAACAAGACCATCCCTAATGTGATATTAAACAGTGAGACTGTAACTTGAGTATGTCCATTTGTAGCATCTTAGGCTTGCCGACTacatatagatatatttttatCACTCACGTATTTAGAAAACGACAAAACCTTGAGAACAAAAATCTAGAGAAACCCCTGATAATGCAATACTTAATCATGCTTAAATCCATTAAGGAACAGACACAAACCAACAACAGGTCATGGTTAGAAAGTCTCTCACTGTCACACTGTATGCAGAAATATTAGGTCTTGTATCACTTATGCTGGACTGAAGACAGCTGTACCTCTTGGCAGATTTCTGTGGCAAATGCTATAAACAAATTCCTACTTCATTTGATTTCAATTTTCATGTACAGTCCTATTACCTACATGCTTGTTTCTAAAACTgaatttctgttatttttgcTTTAGTGTTCTTTGTAGCAAAAGACTGCTCCACAGAATGAAGTCAGCTATTGGTTAGCTCAACACCACAGCCATTTCAGTAGATATGGACACAGTGTAAAATGTGTAAAATGTCCATGCTAGGAGGGATAAAGGATATTTTCAAGTCCTAAATATGCATGATGACTAATCACGTGCAAGAAAGCATGTTTGGAAACTGCGTAACAAGATAATGAATAGGCCTTTCCCATGTATATTTTGGAGAGTCATTGATTTATTGGGAAATAAAATCTGATAACTTTTTGTGAAACTAATTGTCAAAAATACCACATTCCTAACCAAGATGCCTAGCATACGCTAATGGTAGGAACACCAAAGGACAAGCTAGCTCCCGCTGCTGGAAATTATCTCCCGAGTCACACATTGCACCAAGCAATAGCTGGTTTTTGATTCCTCACATTCTGAAAACCATACAGACTGTTTTGAAGTGGAATATATAAAACCATAAAATTAACAATTTCAGTGTCCTGAGATACAAAATAATGCTAAGAAAATAGGTTTATAGATAATTCTAGAAATAATGACaaataggagaaaaataaaaagcctggaaagatattttcacttttttttcaggaacTACTGGATGGATGGAGTGATTCCACATATAAGAATTTATTCAACCTGATAGATACAgttcaaaatactaaaatggGATTTCTACAATAAACTTAACAATACAAAGGATTTGTctgaaaaaagtttatttgaaAAACACTCAACAActattaagaaattatttttcccctctacATTAACCTATTTACATATactatacatatttatatatatacctATATGCACACgcacaaacagaattttaatttgAATTGTGCATTACTATAACAGATCCATGAAGCTATGTATCATACAACAACCTGGTTAAAGGTTTTGCATTTCTTGGATATAAGAGTCTTCTTTTTGTCTGCAATTGTGTAAAAATTAAACATGTATCACACACATATCAATGCATTGCTAGTAATTTCCTGTAGACACTGTTATTCACATTAGTTGTCAACGTAGCCCTTCTACTACTAGTGGTAGACATCAACTGGCCACTGCTGTGACTACTGTTAGGATCAAAAGTCTTTTTACAATTGAAGAGACTGAAAAATTGTCTCTGATACTGAGAAGAAGCATAGTAGTAAATAAAGGGGTCAATGCAGCAGCTAATGCTGCTGATAGAGACACAGAGTAAATAGGCAAAGTAGAGATACTCTAAGCTGTTTTCATATGAAAAATTGATATAATGAATTAAGAGGAGAACATTTGTTGGTCCAAAGCAAAtaacaaaaacagaaaagacagcCACGCACAAGAGCAAGGCACGTGtcttcttgttttgctttgcaacAATGGTAGAAGAACTAAGACAGCGAATGATGCACACATAACAAACAGTAGAAATTATGAATGGCACTATGAAAAACACAGAAGAGAAGACAGAGAAGAAGTGAAGGTAATAGCCGTGAAGTTCAGATTTTCTTAGCACATCGTGGCAAGTAGTTATATTTAACTTGGGTATTTCCATTGTTTGCTCTCTTAGGAGAAAAGGTATAACCCCGGTTATCGCTACAAGCCATATGATGAAACAAACCAGTGAGGCACGAGTTAGCGTACGCCACCCCAGGGACTGCATGGGGTACACCACTGCTAAGAAGCGATCAAAGCTTATACTCGTCATAAGCATTATTGAGCAGTACATGTTGCAAAAGAAGGCAGCAGTGATGAAACGGCACATTTGAGGCCCAAAAACCCAGTCATTTCCAGAAAAGTGATAAACAATCTTAAATGGAAGCACGCTAACAAACAGAACATCTGCAAGGGCCAAATTCAGCATGTATATTACAGCTGGCTTTTCAATTTTCACCTTTTTCAGAAACACAAGTATCGCTGTAATGTTCAGAGGGAGACTCAGCACAAGCACTACGGTGTAAACTGAAGGAACAAAACGTGTCAGCCACGGACTAGTGAGGTATTTTGCTGTTTGAACTGACATCATTCGCTGTTCACGTAGGAATGATCCAGTCTGATTGGTGGCTCCTGGTCCAACTTCCAAGTCATTTTCAGTATCACCGTCAACAGGTATAAGATCATCCCGCtcactgggagaaaaaaacatggaaaaacttCTGACGCCTGGTATGCTGCTGTTATTTGGAAAGCCTGAAAAGTAAGAAAGTATTAAGATTAATAAGCCAATACTTAGATGGTATGGAGAAGTGAAAACATCTTTCAAGAAGGAAAACTAAGATTACATTACATAAACAAAATAATAAGGTTAATTTCTGATTCAAagcacaggttgcccacagaTCAGCCATTTTATTTTAGCTCCTTCTGCTACAAATTTGGGTAAGATGTCCTCCTTTGTCTCCTATCTCTTAGCTTGAAAGTTTTTATTAGTAGTGATTCTAGCTATACAT harbors:
- the F2R gene encoding proteinase-activated receptor 1 → MQPRALLCALALLCCPALAAAPRPGFPNNSSIPGVRSFSMFFSPSERDDLIPVDGDTENDLEVGPGATNQTGSFLREQRMMSVQTAKYLTSPWLTRFVPSVYTVVLVLSLPLNITAILVFLKKVKIEKPAVIYMLNLALADVLFVSVLPFKIVYHFSGNDWVFGPQMCRFITAAFFCNMYCSIMLMTSISFDRFLAVVYPMQSLGWRTLTRASLVCFIIWLVAITGVIPFLLREQTMEIPKLNITTCHDVLRKSELHGYYLHFFSVFSSVFFIVPFIISTVCYVCIIRCLSSSTIVAKQNKKTRALLLCVAVFSVFVICFGPTNVLLLIHYINFSYENSLEYLYFAYLLCVSISSISCCIDPFIYYYASSQYQRQFFSLFNCKKTFDPNSSHSSGQLMSTTSSRRATLTTNVNNSVYRKLLAMH